One region of Exiguobacterium acetylicum genomic DNA includes:
- a CDS encoding ABC transporter ATP-binding protein: MNHDINEKAVLKRLLDFVKPFKKQVSIAFILLFITTAAKLGGPYLVKIFIDEYVAPGTYPVQEVALLFTAYLLLHTTGIIVDYLQAFEFQKIALQVIQRLRIDVFRHVMHLRLAYFDRTPAGVLVSRITNDTEAIKELYIGVLSTFVQSGVQLIGTYIFLYLLEPRLATIALLLLPLFYFIIWIYRKYSTKYYAEVRDLLSKINAQLNESINGMAIIQQFRQEKRLMAEFEETNVAHQNGRYKNLKLDSWLLRPIIELLLAISIATLVTYFGVLSFSQTVQVGVVYAFISYMERIFQPVQQIMQRLSEFQQAVVSADRVFKVLDTDEPEPTKQLEGDARVSEGHIVFEDVRFSYDGEKDVLKGISFEAKKGQTIALVGHTGSGKSSIINILMRFYAYQSGRILIDGQPLEQLSEEELRQHVGLVLQDSFLFTGTVADNIRLFDSSISFDRVEAAAKFVQADGFINQLDQQYDSPVAERGATFSAGERQLISFARTMARDPKILILDEATSSIDTETEEKVQVALERMRQGRTTIAIAHRLSTIQDADLILVLHQGEVIEQGNHQELIAQDGLYKKMYQLQSGHVTVS; this comes from the coding sequence ATGAATCATGATATCAATGAAAAAGCCGTCCTGAAACGATTGCTTGATTTCGTCAAACCGTTCAAAAAGCAGGTCAGCATCGCCTTCATCCTGCTGTTCATTACGACAGCGGCAAAACTCGGGGGACCGTATCTCGTCAAGATTTTCATTGATGAATACGTCGCACCGGGTACGTATCCGGTACAGGAAGTCGCACTTTTGTTTACAGCGTACTTATTACTGCATACGACAGGGATCATCGTCGATTACTTGCAGGCGTTCGAATTCCAAAAGATTGCCTTGCAAGTCATTCAACGCTTACGCATTGATGTATTCCGGCACGTCATGCACTTACGGCTTGCCTATTTTGACCGGACGCCTGCTGGAGTGCTCGTATCCCGGATCACGAACGATACGGAAGCGATCAAGGAGCTCTACATCGGTGTCCTGTCGACATTCGTGCAAAGCGGCGTTCAGTTGATTGGAACATATATCTTCCTTTATCTACTAGAGCCGCGACTCGCGACGATTGCGTTACTATTGTTACCGCTGTTTTATTTCATCATTTGGATTTACCGGAAGTATTCGACGAAGTATTACGCGGAAGTCCGCGATTTATTGTCGAAAATCAATGCCCAACTGAACGAATCCATCAACGGGATGGCAATCATTCAACAATTCCGCCAAGAAAAACGCTTGATGGCAGAGTTCGAGGAGACGAACGTCGCCCACCAGAATGGACGTTATAAGAACTTGAAGCTCGATAGTTGGTTGCTGCGACCAATCATTGAATTGTTACTCGCCATTTCAATTGCGACACTCGTAACGTATTTCGGTGTCCTATCGTTCTCGCAAACGGTCCAAGTCGGTGTCGTCTATGCCTTCATCAGCTACATGGAGCGGATTTTCCAACCGGTACAGCAAATCATGCAACGGTTGTCCGAGTTCCAACAAGCCGTCGTCTCAGCAGACCGTGTATTCAAGGTCCTCGATACAGATGAGCCGGAACCAACGAAACAACTCGAAGGGGATGCGCGAGTATCGGAAGGACATATCGTCTTTGAAGACGTGCGCTTTAGTTATGACGGAGAGAAGGATGTCTTGAAAGGGATTTCGTTCGAGGCGAAAAAAGGACAGACGATTGCGCTCGTTGGTCATACGGGAAGTGGAAAAAGTTCAATCATCAATATCTTGATGCGTTTTTACGCGTACCAATCGGGTCGGATCTTGATCGATGGTCAACCGCTTGAGCAGTTATCAGAAGAAGAACTACGACAGCATGTCGGACTCGTGTTGCAGGATTCATTCTTGTTCACGGGAACGGTCGCGGATAACATTCGATTATTCGATAGTTCGATTTCCTTTGATCGTGTCGAAGCGGCTGCTAAATTCGTACAAGCGGACGGATTCATCAATCAACTCGACCAACAATATGACAGTCCCGTTGCGGAACGGGGGGCGACGTTCTCGGCAGGGGAACGTCAGTTGATCTCCTTCGCACGCACGATGGCGCGGGATCCGAAAATCCTGATCCTCGATGAAGCGACGAGTTCGATTGATACGGAGACAGAGGAGAAAGTGCAAGTCGCACTTGAACGGATGCGTCAAGGGCGGACGACGATTGCCATTGCCCACCGTCTATCGACGATTCAAGATGCAGATTTGATTCTTGTACTGCATCAAGGGGAAGTGATCGAGCAAGGAAATCACCAAGAATTGATCGCACAAGATGGTCTGTATAAGAAGATGTATCAGTTGCAATCCGGTCATGTCACGGTTTCTTAA
- a CDS encoding SH3 domain-containing protein yields MKKAVFAAGLAATALSVGFAQETEAASETVTVNTPVLNVRTAPTTASADVGNVYKGQTLNVEGRSGAWIKTTVNGQKRYVHGAYTSAAGSFDFKKATVTTAVLNVRTQPTTSSKDVGNLYKGEKVNVEAKVGAWIKTTINGKTRYVHSDYTSLAGVSKAPAAQAQPAAKPAAKPAPKAAAKPATATKQSTPAKSGTKVTMNVTAYTNDPSNNGSQLYNGRALTASGYDVTNTITYNGMRIVAASSQYPIGTRMHIEGIGEAIVLDRGGAIQGNKLDLLVGSQQEALNWGRQNVTVTVY; encoded by the coding sequence ATGAAAAAAGCAGTTTTCGCTGCCGGTCTTGCAGCAACAGCTCTATCAGTAGGATTTGCCCAAGAGACAGAGGCTGCCTCAGAAACGGTAACAGTAAATACACCAGTACTCAACGTACGCACAGCACCTACAACTGCATCAGCAGACGTAGGAAATGTATATAAAGGTCAAACATTAAATGTCGAAGGACGTTCTGGCGCATGGATCAAAACAACAGTTAACGGTCAAAAACGTTATGTCCATGGTGCGTATACGTCTGCAGCAGGCTCATTCGACTTTAAAAAAGCGACAGTTACTACGGCAGTACTAAACGTCCGCACACAACCAACGACAAGCTCGAAAGATGTCGGTAACCTCTACAAAGGCGAAAAAGTCAACGTAGAAGCTAAAGTTGGTGCATGGATCAAAACAACAATCAATGGTAAAACGCGCTACGTACACAGCGACTATACTTCACTTGCTGGCGTATCAAAAGCACCAGCAGCACAAGCACAACCTGCTGCTAAACCAGCTGCGAAGCCAGCACCAAAAGCAGCTGCTAAACCAGCAACTGCAACAAAACAATCAACACCTGCAAAATCAGGTACGAAAGTGACAATGAACGTCACTGCTTACACGAACGACCCATCTAACAACGGTAGCCAACTTTACAACGGTCGTGCGTTGACAGCAAGCGGTTATGACGTTACGAATACGATCACGTACAATGGTATGCGTATCGTAGCAGCTTCTTCACAATACCCAATCGGTACACGTATGCACATCGAAGGCATTGGTGAAGCAATCGTACTCGACCGTGGTGGCGCAATCCAAGGTAACAAACTTGACCTTCTCGTTGGTTCACAACAAGAAGCACTCAACTGGGGACGCCAAAACGTTACAGTTACAGTCTACTAA
- a CDS encoding aspartyl-phosphate phosphatase Spo0E family protein: MDLLEYGYDTNVRETAMTTQQLLTLAIEAKRSELYHQADQSSFTSPRVLQLSHELDVLLLEYSRTVQNYTIHGSSEPLLS, from the coding sequence ATGGACTTGCTAGAATATGGATACGACACCAATGTAAGGGAGACTGCTATGACGACACAACAACTATTGACGTTAGCCATCGAAGCCAAACGTAGCGAACTATATCATCAAGCTGACCAGTCCAGCTTTACCTCCCCGCGTGTTTTACAACTTAGCCATGAACTTGACGTCCTACTTTTAGAATATTCACGGACAGTCCAAAACTACACCATTCACGGTTCGAGCGAACCGCTCTTATCTTAA
- a CDS encoding cytochrome c biogenesis CcdA family protein — protein MELSLWLAFGAGLLSFVSPCTLPLYPVFLSYITGVSVTDLKERGVREKRSLFHTLAFLVGFAMVFVVLGLSTSLFADVFITYRDTLRMVGALVIFVFGIVLVGLWQPTFLMREKKLNLGERKGGYVGTVLVGIGFAAGWTPCTGPILAGVIGLAATNPSQGMFYMLAYVLGFSIPFLLMAFFVGRSRLFVQYSLKLTKFGGALMMVFGVMLYFDGLSKFAAWMSDIVGFTGF, from the coding sequence ATGGAGCTCTCGTTATGGTTAGCGTTTGGAGCAGGATTATTATCTTTTGTCTCTCCATGTACGCTACCACTGTATCCTGTGTTTCTCTCATACATCACAGGCGTGTCGGTAACGGATTTAAAAGAACGGGGCGTACGAGAAAAGCGATCCTTGTTTCATACGTTAGCGTTCCTCGTTGGTTTTGCGATGGTATTCGTTGTACTCGGTTTATCGACATCGTTGTTCGCAGATGTCTTTATCACATATCGGGATACGTTACGGATGGTTGGGGCACTCGTCATCTTCGTATTTGGGATTGTTCTCGTCGGATTATGGCAACCAACATTCTTGATGCGTGAAAAGAAACTGAATCTCGGGGAACGAAAAGGAGGATACGTCGGGACGGTACTCGTCGGAATCGGTTTTGCAGCCGGTTGGACACCATGTACAGGTCCGATTCTCGCAGGAGTCATCGGATTAGCTGCGACCAATCCGAGTCAAGGTATGTTCTACATGCTGGCGTATGTCCTTGGCTTCTCGATTCCGTTCTTATTGATGGCGTTCTTCGTCGGTCGTTCGCGCTTGTTCGTGCAGTATAGTCTGAAATTAACGAAATTCGGGGGAGCCTTGATGATGGTGTTCGGAGTCATGCTGTATTTTGATGGCTTGAGTAAATTCGCAGCATGGATGAGTGACATCGTCGGATTCACTGGATTTTAA
- a CDS encoding CcdC family protein: MIWISTGVALVMGLLISFIRVKASAKPTNAKKILIPPFAMSTGMLQFLYPASRLTWTEVAEALLVGAIFSIFLIKTSNFYEAEGQIYLQRSKAFFIVLFGILLVRTVAKFFIGGQIDIFETGGIFYLVAFGMIAPWRFAMYMKYKRVKSGTVPVAHLPH, from the coding sequence ATGATTTGGATATCAACTGGGGTAGCGCTCGTCATGGGATTGCTGATCAGCTTCATTCGTGTGAAGGCATCAGCAAAACCGACGAATGCTAAAAAAATCTTGATCCCGCCTTTTGCGATGTCGACGGGGATGCTGCAGTTTTTATACCCAGCATCCCGTCTGACATGGACGGAAGTGGCAGAAGCATTGCTCGTTGGAGCCATCTTCAGTATCTTTTTGATCAAGACATCCAATTTTTATGAAGCGGAAGGGCAAATCTATTTGCAACGTTCGAAAGCATTTTTCATCGTCTTATTCGGCATCTTACTCGTTCGGACGGTTGCGAAATTTTTCATCGGCGGACAGATCGATATCTTCGAAACGGGTGGGATTTTTTATCTCGTTGCCTTTGGAATGATTGCACCGTGGCGCTTCGCGATGTATATGAAATACAAACGAGTCAAGTCGGGCACTGTGCCGGTTGCGCACTTACCTCACTAA
- a CDS encoding DUF2621 family protein, protein MEWFMNGILLWGFIMITLMAIGGFFMFRKFLKKLPKEDGKSMMDWEDEYIDQTRHLWTDETMELLNALVMPVPSAFRDVARRKIAGRIGQFALEERATEMTSELVVKGYISATPKRDHKFLKKALTEHAIDWRDYALYFQN, encoded by the coding sequence ATGGAATGGTTCATGAACGGGATTCTGCTCTGGGGCTTTATCATGATCACACTCATGGCAATTGGCGGGTTTTTCATGTTCCGGAAGTTCCTCAAGAAGTTACCGAAAGAAGACGGTAAATCGATGATGGACTGGGAAGATGAGTACATCGACCAAACACGACATCTTTGGACGGATGAGACGATGGAATTGTTGAACGCTCTCGTCATGCCGGTTCCATCGGCATTTCGTGATGTCGCACGCCGCAAGATTGCCGGGCGGATCGGACAGTTCGCACTTGAAGAACGGGCGACAGAGATGACATCCGAACTGGTCGTCAAAGGATATATTTCTGCGACACCGAAACGCGATCATAAATTCTTGAAAAAAGCACTAACGGAGCACGCCATCGACTGGCGAGACTACGCATTATACTTCCAAAATTGA
- a CDS encoding LD-carboxypeptidase, translating to MLDHIQLAMPKNEEDRARAFYAGLLHMKEVEKPTGVQASGGVWFEDHGAALHLGIEEPFSPAKKAHPGLTVAAFEALSDALQAAGYPVEHDTRLAPRRRFFTADPFGNRLEIIAAHLPTLTPKKLTDGSHVRLVAPASSLSTVEMKIIDGAIQTLESLGLRVSISQHARAVNPFGSSDPELRVADLHAAFADPNVDAILCVRGGFSTNELVDLLDYELIRTHPKILCGFSDITALSHAILTNTGLITYSGPMLRAFRDRDAYTIDYFKQVLFGTDPVTIKPSVHWRDTDRGHVITLPNKGPILLSAGQASGRLLGGNLCTLNLLQGTPHFPDLRDTILFLEDDYEVHPATFARDFASLMAQPGAETIRGIVFGRFQLTTKMTEEHLRYLISLYPFLEHVPVLANVDFGHTSPLFTFPIGGQVELHDEVIRLHIS from the coding sequence ATGTTAGATCATATCCAGCTCGCTATGCCGAAAAACGAAGAAGATCGCGCCCGTGCATTTTATGCCGGGCTTTTACATATGAAGGAAGTCGAAAAGCCGACTGGCGTTCAAGCTAGTGGTGGTGTCTGGTTCGAAGACCATGGTGCAGCACTTCATCTCGGTATCGAGGAGCCATTCTCCCCTGCTAAAAAAGCGCATCCTGGATTAACCGTCGCTGCGTTCGAAGCGTTGAGCGATGCTCTTCAAGCTGCCGGTTATCCGGTTGAGCATGACACACGCCTTGCGCCCCGTCGTCGTTTCTTCACAGCTGATCCCTTCGGTAACCGGTTAGAAATCATCGCTGCTCATCTGCCTACGCTAACACCGAAGAAATTGACGGATGGTTCTCATGTCCGTTTAGTCGCACCAGCCTCCAGCCTCTCGACGGTCGAGATGAAGATCATCGATGGTGCGATCCAAACCCTCGAATCACTCGGATTACGTGTCTCGATCAGCCAACATGCGCGTGCCGTCAATCCGTTCGGTTCCAGTGATCCTGAATTACGGGTTGCAGACCTCCATGCTGCGTTCGCTGATCCGAACGTTGATGCGATTCTGTGCGTTCGCGGTGGATTCAGTACGAATGAACTCGTCGACTTACTCGACTACGAATTGATTCGGACACATCCGAAAATCCTGTGTGGCTTCTCCGATATCACAGCACTCAGTCACGCTATTCTAACGAATACTGGATTAATCACTTACTCTGGACCAATGTTACGGGCTTTCCGTGATCGCGACGCCTATACGATTGATTACTTCAAGCAAGTGTTGTTTGGAACGGATCCCGTTACGATCAAGCCTTCGGTGCATTGGCGCGATACCGATCGCGGACACGTCATCACGTTACCAAACAAAGGACCGATTCTTTTATCCGCTGGGCAAGCGAGTGGTCGTCTGCTCGGTGGGAATCTTTGTACGTTAAATCTCCTGCAAGGCACACCGCACTTCCCTGATTTACGGGATACGATTTTATTCCTTGAAGATGATTACGAAGTCCATCCAGCGACGTTCGCCCGTGATTTCGCCTCTTTGATGGCACAACCAGGCGCGGAAACGATTCGTGGGATCGTCTTTGGACGTTTCCAACTCACAACGAAGATGACGGAAGAGCATCTGCGATATCTGATCTCACTCTATCCATTCCTAGAGCACGTACCGGTTCTTGCGAATGTCGACTTCGGACATACGAGTCCTTTGTTCACGTTCCCGATTGGTGGTCAGGTGGAACTGCATGACGAGGTCATCCGACTTCATATTTCTTGA
- a CDS encoding RrF2 family transcriptional regulator, with protein sequence MRMTRYTDYAIRSLLFAAAHPDRLVRIQEVADCYDISKNHLMKVVYRLGQSGLIDSVRGRGGGFRLAGPPDAIHIGDVVQLFEPTVHFLDPQEGIHEVPSLNPARDAFDDAIAAFHQVLNSYTVHDLLHPTADTHPQILEMIPNRD encoded by the coding sequence ATGCGCATGACACGTTATACGGATTACGCGATTCGGTCCCTGCTGTTCGCAGCAGCCCATCCCGATCGTTTAGTCCGAATCCAGGAAGTAGCGGATTGTTACGACATTTCTAAGAATCATTTAATGAAAGTAGTCTATCGTTTAGGACAGAGTGGTCTGATTGATTCTGTCCGTGGTCGTGGAGGTGGGTTCCGCTTAGCAGGTCCTCCAGATGCAATTCATATCGGTGACGTCGTACAACTGTTTGAACCAACCGTTCATTTTCTCGATCCGCAAGAAGGCATTCACGAGGTCCCTTCGCTCAATCCGGCACGTGATGCCTTCGATGATGCCATTGCGGCGTTCCATCAAGTACTCAATAGTTACACGGTACATGATTTGCTACATCCGACAGCTGATACTCATCCACAAATACTTGAAATGATTCCGAACCGCGATTGA
- a CDS encoding MDR family MFS transporter → MFNALKQLDRNIWIRFVGETITGIMMFMIAPFLVLYYADRLDSYFLVGVIMATGPIMSLVGAVLGGHFADKFGRKPLMVLSIIGDVIALIGFSFADSFGPLLALNALLGLSSSLFHPAASAMVADVTPPERLNESFGLLRMGHNVGAAFGPLLGSAVLFVDRSLIFYSAAFVFFLYGLVLYFFIEETKPEYIEKTDEVKVSPLTVLRKDHVFLIFIGAGVFISMGFALVESMLPVFLKEALPGLPTKQNPFPYLMALNGIMVVLFQFPIAARLSGKAFGKVMLLGASIFGIGMIFLAFVPSYLFSLGTSYVVLVTVLLAIYAFYTLGEMIMSPVQMTFIALIAPEHLRGTYNGAASLQWLIGGVTAPLLGSLFLDTGKGDFALGFVGLLCCVSGGVYLALDRSIQRAKRLTKSA, encoded by the coding sequence ATGTTTAACGCACTCAAACAGCTTGATCGCAACATCTGGATCCGGTTCGTCGGGGAAACGATCACGGGGATCATGATGTTCATGATCGCACCATTTTTAGTTCTTTATTATGCGGATCGACTCGATTCCTACTTCTTGGTCGGTGTCATCATGGCGACCGGACCGATCATGTCGCTCGTCGGCGCCGTTCTCGGTGGTCACTTCGCCGATAAATTCGGTCGAAAACCACTGATGGTCCTCTCAATCATCGGTGACGTCATTGCTTTAATCGGTTTTTCGTTCGCTGATTCATTCGGACCACTTCTCGCGTTGAACGCGTTGCTCGGTTTATCGAGTTCACTGTTCCATCCCGCGGCAAGCGCGATGGTCGCGGACGTCACGCCACCAGAACGCCTGAACGAATCGTTCGGTCTGCTGCGGATGGGACATAACGTCGGGGCCGCATTTGGTCCACTGCTCGGAAGTGCCGTCCTGTTCGTCGACCGTTCACTCATCTTCTACTCTGCCGCTTTCGTCTTTTTCCTGTACGGACTCGTTCTCTACTTCTTCATCGAAGAAACGAAACCGGAGTATATCGAAAAGACGGACGAAGTCAAAGTATCACCGCTCACTGTATTGCGGAAGGATCATGTCTTTTTAATCTTCATCGGGGCGGGTGTCTTCATCTCGATGGGATTTGCCCTCGTCGAGAGTATGTTACCGGTCTTCTTGAAGGAAGCACTACCGGGCTTACCAACGAAACAAAATCCGTTCCCTTATCTGATGGCTCTGAACGGGATCATGGTCGTCTTGTTCCAGTTCCCGATCGCTGCTCGCTTGTCCGGCAAAGCATTCGGAAAAGTCATGTTGCTCGGGGCATCGATTTTCGGCATCGGCATGATTTTCCTCGCGTTCGTGCCGTCCTACCTGTTCTCACTCGGAACGAGTTATGTCGTGCTCGTGACGGTATTACTTGCGATTTATGCGTTCTATACGCTCGGTGAGATGATCATGTCTCCTGTCCAGATGACGTTCATCGCTTTGATCGCCCCGGAACACCTCCGCGGAACGTACAACGGTGCTGCGAGTCTCCAGTGGTTGATTGGCGGCGTCACCGCACCTCTTCTCGGATCGTTATTCCTTGATACCGGAAAAGGTGACTTTGCGCTCGGATTCGTCGGACTGCTCTGTTGTGTCTCAGGTGGGGTCTATCTCGCACTCGACCGGTCGATTCAACGCGCAAAACGCTTAACGAAATCAGCTTAA
- a CDS encoding peptide chain release factor 3, with the protein MTNILQTEVEKRRIFGIISHPDAGKTTLTEKFLLHGGAIREAGSVKARKNSKFAKSDWMEIEKQRGISVTSSVMQFEYNKKIVSIMDTPGHSDFGEDTYRILTAVDSAIMVIDAAKGIESQTKKLFQVCRMRGIPIFTFINKMDRQARDPLELMEELEEVLGIPSVAVTWPAGSGQQFEGVYDRVKGQFHCFKNDRKSIELGEEGLANEELATTINSEMYETLMDEVDLLDGAGNEYDEELIAKGELTPVFFGSALVDFGVTPLLEHYLNLSPSPTPRESNKGKVEPAQDFFSGFVFKIQANMNPNHRDRIAFVRICTGKFDRGMDVVLTRTGKKMKLSQSTQFMADERETVNEAFAGDVIGLYDSGNYQIGDTITNGDPSLQYEALPTFAPELFLKVYTKNALKSKQFQKGVEQLAQEGAIQVYKTEYNEIILGAIGQLQFEVFEHRLKGEYGVDILKDAANFQVAKWIKPAEVAAVKQLTDSRTVLVYDRWDNAVLLFANDFVYERFVQKNEGTITLVDSPQQL; encoded by the coding sequence ATGACAAACATTCTACAAACGGAAGTCGAAAAGCGTCGGATTTTCGGCATCATTTCCCACCCGGATGCGGGTAAGACGACATTAACTGAAAAATTCCTCCTGCACGGAGGGGCAATCCGTGAGGCAGGTTCTGTCAAAGCACGGAAAAACTCGAAATTTGCGAAATCGGACTGGATGGAAATCGAAAAACAACGCGGAATCTCTGTTACGTCTTCGGTCATGCAATTCGAATACAACAAAAAGATTGTCTCGATCATGGATACACCGGGTCACTCGGACTTCGGTGAAGATACGTACCGGATCCTGACAGCGGTTGACTCAGCGATCATGGTCATCGATGCGGCGAAAGGGATCGAGTCGCAAACGAAGAAACTGTTCCAAGTCTGTCGGATGCGCGGAATTCCAATCTTTACGTTCATCAACAAGATGGACCGTCAAGCACGTGACCCACTCGAATTGATGGAAGAACTCGAAGAAGTCCTCGGTATCCCGTCGGTTGCTGTGACGTGGCCAGCAGGTTCAGGGCAACAGTTCGAAGGGGTCTATGACCGCGTCAAAGGACAATTCCATTGTTTCAAGAACGATCGTAAGTCGATCGAACTCGGTGAGGAAGGTCTCGCGAACGAAGAACTCGCGACGACAATCAACTCGGAAATGTATGAGACGTTGATGGATGAAGTCGACTTACTCGACGGCGCAGGTAACGAATACGATGAAGAATTGATCGCAAAAGGTGAACTGACGCCGGTCTTCTTCGGATCAGCACTCGTCGATTTCGGTGTCACACCACTTCTTGAACATTACTTGAACTTGTCTCCTTCACCGACACCACGCGAGTCGAACAAAGGGAAAGTCGAGCCGGCACAAGACTTCTTCAGCGGTTTCGTCTTCAAGATTCAAGCGAACATGAACCCGAACCACCGTGACCGGATTGCGTTCGTCCGGATTTGTACGGGTAAATTTGATCGTGGAATGGACGTCGTCCTGACACGGACAGGCAAGAAGATGAAGTTATCTCAATCGACACAATTCATGGCGGATGAGCGGGAAACGGTCAATGAAGCGTTCGCAGGAGACGTCATCGGATTGTACGATTCAGGCAACTATCAAATCGGTGATACGATCACGAACGGTGATCCATCATTGCAATATGAAGCACTCCCAACGTTCGCACCAGAACTCTTCTTGAAGGTCTACACGAAAAACGCCTTGAAGTCGAAACAGTTCCAAAAAGGTGTCGAACAGCTCGCGCAAGAAGGTGCGATCCAGGTCTACAAGACGGAATACAACGAAATCATCCTCGGAGCGATCGGACAACTCCAATTCGAAGTCTTCGAGCACCGGCTCAAAGGCGAGTATGGCGTTGACATCTTGAAGGATGCTGCGAACTTCCAAGTCGCGAAATGGATCAAGCCAGCTGAAGTCGCTGCCGTCAAACAATTGACGGATTCTCGGACGGTTCTCGTCTACGACCGTTGGGATAATGCCGTGTTGTTATTCGCGAATGATTTCGTCTACGAGCGATTCGTTCAGAAAAACGAAGGAACGATCACATTGGTCGATTCACCGCAACAACTCTAA
- a CDS encoding general stress protein, with translation MAKRFVGIYQDQSSLERKIEELKQQGHHDSDFSVVGRDDAADEASGASWIDQVKSKFSKEPPLRETLKRVGHSDDEAERHYAEVERGGLALFVKDRDHNHDHDHEHHHHHDHDHDHDHRHDDNKVENPGNNAYESDHRGDGEKSDRAKWKADDLD, from the coding sequence ATGGCGAAACGGTTTGTTGGAATCTATCAGGATCAATCGAGTTTGGAACGAAAAATCGAGGAATTGAAACAACAGGGGCATCATGATTCGGATTTTTCTGTCGTCGGTCGAGATGACGCGGCAGACGAAGCATCGGGTGCAAGTTGGATTGATCAGGTCAAATCAAAATTTTCTAAAGAACCACCGCTTCGCGAGACGTTAAAGCGTGTCGGACATTCAGACGATGAGGCAGAACGGCATTACGCAGAAGTCGAGCGTGGCGGTCTTGCATTGTTCGTCAAGGATCGAGATCACAACCACGACCACGACCATGAACACCATCATCACCATGACCACGATCATGATCATGACCATCGGCACGATGACAATAAAGTCGAAAATCCGGGGAACAATGCCTATGAATCCGATCACCGTGGGGACGGTGAGAAGAGCGACCGGGCGAAGTGGAAAGCGGACGATCTCGACTAA
- a CDS encoding MBL fold metallo-hydrolase, producing the protein MKKIVTALAGIGLASAWFINRYPVFGKRPSRAEQRSFERSDRFVDGKFKNEMDFQLKMEWDSMKSILKDYGRNIPNLRPVKALPTLPYQRRQDDSETPRVTWFGHSAFLLELDGQTIFFDPMLGRAPSPFPKLGGGRFQTTQTVDLERLPLIDVVVYSHDHYDHLDYPSVLALKNRVGRFIVPLGVGSRLRGWGVSAERITELDWHESTQVGGIKLTAAPSRHYSGRNGLDQFSTLWASWVIEGSQKVFFSGDSGYGPHFKAIGEQYGPFDLTMMECGQYDVRWSNSHMLPEQTVQAHRDVKGRVLMPIHWSAFILAFHAWFEPVERLLKEAKRDEIPVLTPMIGESVTPESTTRKWWREVR; encoded by the coding sequence ATGAAAAAAATAGTGACAGCTTTAGCAGGAATTGGTCTTGCCAGTGCTTGGTTCATCAACCGATATCCAGTGTTCGGGAAACGACCAAGCCGTGCAGAGCAGCGGAGTTTCGAACGATCAGACCGTTTTGTCGACGGGAAGTTCAAAAATGAGATGGATTTCCAGTTGAAGATGGAATGGGACTCGATGAAAAGCATCTTAAAGGATTACGGACGAAACATTCCGAATCTGCGTCCTGTCAAAGCGTTACCGACGCTTCCGTATCAGCGACGTCAAGACGATAGTGAAACACCACGTGTCACATGGTTCGGACATTCGGCATTTTTACTCGAACTCGATGGACAAACGATTTTCTTTGACCCGATGCTCGGGCGCGCACCATCACCGTTCCCGAAACTGGGGGGAGGACGTTTTCAAACGACGCAGACCGTCGATCTCGAACGCTTGCCGTTGATCGATGTCGTCGTCTATTCGCACGACCATTATGATCACCTGGATTATCCATCCGTCCTCGCTTTGAAAAATCGAGTCGGTCGCTTCATCGTGCCACTCGGGGTCGGGAGTCGTCTCCGTGGATGGGGTGTCTCGGCGGAGCGAATCACGGAACTCGACTGGCATGAATCGACGCAAGTCGGTGGCATTAAGCTGACAGCGGCTCCGTCGCGCCATTATTCAGGGCGAAATGGTCTTGATCAATTTTCAACGCTGTGGGCGTCATGGGTCATTGAAGGCTCGCAAAAAGTTTTCTTTAGTGGTGATAGTGGGTATGGTCCACATTTTAAAGCGATTGGCGAACAGTATGGTCCGTTTGATTTAACGATGATGGAATGTGGGCAGTATGATGTCCGGTGGTCCAATTCGCACATGTTACCGGAACAAACAGTTCAAGCACATCGTGATGTCAAAGGTCGCGTCTTGATGCCGATTCACTGGTCTGCCTTCATCCTCGCGTTTCATGCCTGGTTCGAACCGGTCGAACGGTTGCTCAAGGAAGCAAAACGCGATGAGATTCCAGTTTTGACACCAATGATCGGGGAGAGTGTGACACCCGAGAGCACGACACGAAAATGGTGGCGTGAAGTGCGTTGA